The Collinsella aerofaciens genomic interval GTGGGCGATGCCGCGCCGGTGCATGAACTGGCGCCGCAGATGCCGCCGCGGCTCTCGGCGTCCGCCTATGTGGGAACGCCGCTCGACGCCACGTTTGGCGGCTCGGCGTTTTATGGCATCTACCTGACGGTTCGCACAGGCGACGGCTTCGCGCGCTCGGGCGACCCCGCCTCGGTGGTGGGCGTGCTGGCAATCGTTGCCGAGCCCGACGTGCTGACGCACGAGGAGCGAACACTTGCCGATGCCATCGTGAGCGAAGGCGAGCTGGCACTCGATCGCGCCCGCGCCATGGAGGCCCGCGAGGAGGCGGCGGTGCTCGCCAAAAACGAACAACTGCGCGCCAACCTGCTGCGCTCCATCTCGCACGATCTGCGCACGCCGCTTACCAGTATTTCGGGTAATGCCGACGTGCTGCTCGACCAGGGCTCGACCGGCACTGCGGCGCTCGATGCCCAGACGCGCCGCGGCCTGCTTCTGTCCATTCGCTCGGATGCGCTGTGGCTCAACGCCACCGTCGAGAACCTGCTCGCCATCACCAAGCTCGAGGGCGGCGGTATGCGTCTGTCGACTACGCTCGAGCTCATGGACGATATCGTCGAGGAGGCGCTGCGCCACGTAAATCCGGCCGTGCGCGAGCACGACCTTAAGGTGGTGGCGTGCGATGAGCCGGCGCTCGTCAACGTCGATGCGCGCCTGATGGTGCAGCTGGTGGTCAATCTGGTGAACAACGCCATCACCTATACGCCCGCGGGTTCGCATATCGTGATTTCGATTAGCGTCGACGATGGACGCGTGGCGTGCTCGGTGGCCGATGATGGTCCGGGCATCGCACCCGAGGATCGCGAGCGGATCTTTGAGTCGTTCTATACCGCCAACCATGGTCTGGCCGACAGCCACCGCAGCGTTGGCCTGGGTCTTTCGCTCTGCCGTTCCATTGCGTTGGCACATGGCGGTAGCATAGAGGTTGCCGCGGCGGACCCGCACGGCTCGGTCTTTACGATTGAGCTTCCTGCCGCCGACGTTTCGTTTGATAAGGAGTAGCGCTGTGCCGAACTCTGCCGTAAAACCGCTCATCTTGGTCGTTGAGGACGACCCCGCCGTCCGCAATCTTATTGTTGCCGCGCTCGAGGCGCACGGCTTGCGCCATATGGCTG includes:
- a CDS encoding ATP-binding protein; the protein is MDVRTDGDIADSFWWRRTTLTRRTPLYDACVSVGLLVAATIVGALLDHPGLAPSIMIVYVFAVQLCAFFTWSRLYCLLSSAAAVALYNFLFVDPRYSLSLIDRGYPGMFFIMFVVSLVSSSIALALRRALAQAAASDRRTHMVLETNRMLQRCADQQQIVHAMATQLARLSGCPVVWYSADAEGDDLLPRATYTAVGDAAPVHELAPQMPPRLSASAYVGTPLDATFGGSAFYGIYLTVRTGDGFARSGDPASVVGVLAIVAEPDVLTHEERTLADAIVSEGELALDRARAMEAREEAAVLAKNEQLRANLLRSISHDLRTPLTSISGNADVLLDQGSTGTAALDAQTRRGLLLSIRSDALWLNATVENLLAITKLEGGGMRLSTTLELMDDIVEEALRHVNPAVREHDLKVVACDEPALVNVDARLMVQLVVNLVNNAITYTPAGSHIVISISVDDGRVACSVADDGPGIAPEDRERIFESFYTANHGLADSHRSVGLGLSLCRSIALAHGGSIEVAAADPHGSVFTIELPAADVSFDKE